One genomic segment of Hemibagrus wyckioides isolate EC202008001 linkage group LG08, SWU_Hwy_1.0, whole genome shotgun sequence includes these proteins:
- the si:dkey-160o24.3 gene encoding N-acetyllactosaminide beta-1,3-N-acetylglucosaminyltransferase 2 produces the protein MASCLWRYRCRILFCMCTPCILLGCLFIYIILALSLAMSHTYPANIQMPIVHLPEGRFVAKGTNNSNTLAAYPAHPFWKLDLNKAAFWNLIQHVMDREYNPILQDSVNISRKNSITQLNQYGCFPNYEGIWKLSDYFTLPHQMQRFIISMHCRDYPLLIDQPAVCGQKEEHPMLLLAIKSQVPNFKNRQAIRMSWGYSGLLRGQVGKGGIVRRLFLLGKIEEEFDEDVKKESDMYGDILMWDFMDTFFNLTLKDILFWNWFSKHCQNTRFVFKGDDDVFVRTPVLLDYLEDQEKLYLKKHGRTKKMDDFLVGDIITSALPLRLETNKYFIPESFYKGLYPTYPGGGGVVYSGALVPRLLQMSKRVHLFPIDDVYLGMCLQRLGVIPVNHPAFLTFDFNEEEAKQPCAHHTILLVHKRSPLEMLKLWTETLIPSDECKNTTLRTGEKE, from the coding sequence ATGGCCAGTTGTCTGTGGAGATATCGGTGCCGGATCCTGTTCTGCATGTGTACACCATGTATACTACTTGGATGCCTTTTTATCTACATAATATTGGCTTTAAGTTTAGCCATGTCTCACACCTACCCAGCTAATATACAAATGCCTATCGTCCATCTGCCAGAGGGACGCTTTGTAGCCAAGGGGACCAATAATTCCAACACACTGGCCGCCTACCCAGCTCACCCGTTTTGGAAACTGGATCTGAACAAAGCTGCATTTTGGAACCTTATCCAACATGTGATGGACCGCGAGTATAACCCCATCCTTCAAGACTCAGTAAATATCTCTCGTAAAAATAGCATCACACAACTGAATCAATATGGATGTTTTCCGAACTATGAGGGGATATGGAAATTGTCAGATTATTTCACTCTACCACATCAAATGCAAAGGTTTATCATTTCTATGCACTGTAGAGACTACCCACTGCTCATTGACCAGCCAGCAGTGTGTGGCCAAAAAGAAGAGCATCCAATGTTACTGCTGGCCATTAAGTCACAGGTACCTAACTTTAAGAACAGACAAGCCATCAGGATGTCATGGGGGTATTCAGGTCTGCTGCGAGGGCAGGTGGGGAAAGGAGGAATCGTACGTAGACTTTTTCTCTTAGGCAAGATCGAAGAAGAATTCGATGAAGATGTTAAAAAGGAGAGTGATATGTATGGTGACATTTTAATGTGGGACTTTATGGACACCTTCTTTAACTTGACATTGAAGGACATCCTGTTCTGGAACTGGTTCTCCAAACATTGCCAGAATACCCGCTTTGTGTTCAAAGGTGACGATGATGTCTTTGTGAGGACGCCTGTTCTCCTGGATTACTTGGAGGACCAGGAAAAGCTTTACTTAAAAAAACATGGGCGCACCAAGAAAATGGATGATTTTCTCGTTGGGGACATTATCACCTCTGCTTTGCCTCTGCGCTTAGAGACCAATAAATATTTCATCCCTGAAAGTTTCTATAAAGGCTTGTACCCAACATATCCAGGCGGAGGAGGAGTAGTCTACTCTGGTGCCCTGGTTCCCAGACTTCTCCAGATGTCCAAGAGAGTTCATCTTTTCCCGATTGATGACGTTTACCTGGGGATGTGCCTACAAAGACTGGGGGTCATCCCCGTCAACCACCCGGCCTTCCTCACATTTGACTTTAATGAGGAAGAAGCGAAGCAGCCCTGTGCCCATCACACCATCCTGCTGGTCCACAAACGTAGTCCCTTAGAAATGTTAAAACTATGGACAGAGACTCTAATACCAAGTGACGAATGTAAAAACACAACCCTCAGAActggagagaaagaatga
- the eif1ad gene encoding probable RNA-binding protein EIF1AD: protein MSKATKRKHVVKEVLGDYITPNEKQQIMRILGSNGNNLHEAVTESGERFLLSMPTKFRKNIWIKRGDFVIVDPIEEGDKVKGEINFILYRDHIHYLRKLGIWPKGFEAGGVREQMQEDAQKDEAKSKEQDEEEDDTDNSDSENEQDLFVNTNRATVQYSESDEDSDEDDDEEEDKDE, encoded by the exons ATGTCAAAGGCAACCAAGCGCAAGCATGTTGTCAAGGAAGTTCTAGGGGACTACATCACACCTAATGAGAAACAGCAGATTATGAGG ATCTTGGGAAGCAATGGCAATAACCTCCATGAGGCTGTGACCGAGAGCGGTGAGAGATTTCTGCTCAGCATGCCCACAAAGTTCCGCAAGAACATCTGGATCAAAAGAG GTGATTTTGTGATTGTAGATCCTATCGAGGAAGGCGACAAGGTGAAAGGAGAGATCAACTTCATTCTGTACAGGGACCATATTCACTATTTGAGGAAACTTGGCATCTG GCCTAAAGGATTCGAGGCAGGAGGAGTAAGAGAGCAGATGCAGGAAGATGCACAAAAAGACGAGGCTAAAAGCAAAGAGCAAGACGAGGAAGAGGATGACACCGACAACAGTGATTCTGAGAACGAACAGGACCTTTTCGTTAACACAAACCGAGCCACTGTGCAGTACAGCGAGAGTGATGAAGactcagatgaagatgatgatgaagaagaggacAAAGACGAATGA
- the ctsf gene encoding cathepsin F → MDRCFVLAVCVCAAVSVVNGDDGDVGHTAGAPGAPVRLSDSDPGLLKALRFAEERYNIQSNGMHIRRVSKIISATRQLVKGVRYSITAEIGRTQCKKSAELHVTKDCEFFQESHKQKTEVCLFEVWDIPWENKSTLLKQKCQPVVPKETKNIVRVPLSRDKPNQETVDLLMQFKDFMVKYNRTYASQEEAEKRLGIFQQNLKTAQTLQTLDQGTAEYGVTKFSDLTDDEFRMMYLNPMLSQWSLQKPMKPAAPVSKAAPDTWDWRDHGAVSSVKNQGFCGSCWAFSVTGNIEGQWFKKTGQLLSLSEQELVDCDKLDQACGGGLPSNAYEAIENLGGLETETDYSYSGHKQKCEFTSGKVAAYINSSVELPKDENDIAAWLAENGPVSAALNAFAMQFYRKGVSHPLRILCNPWMIDHAVLLVGYGERNGVPFWAIKNSWGEDYGEQGYYYLYRGSNLCGINKMCSSAVVN, encoded by the exons ATGGACCGCTGCTTCGtcctggctgtgtgtgtgtgtgctgctgtaaGTGTTGTGaatggagatgatggtgatgttggaCACACTGCAGGGGCTCCTGGAGCTCCGGTGCGTTTATCCGACTCGGACCCGGGACTCCTTAAAGCACTGAGATTCGCTGAAGAACGCTACAACATTCAGTCCAATGGGATGCACATCCGCAGGGTCAGCAAGATAATATCTGCCACGAGACAG cTTGTTAAAGGAGTGAGGTACAGCATCACTGCAGAGATTGGACGAACTCAGTGTAAGAAGTCCGCCGAGCTGCATGTTACCAAGGACTGTGAATTTTTCCAAGAGTCGCACAAACAGAAG acggaagtgtgtttgtttgaagtCTGGGACATTCCCTGGGAGAACAAGTCCACTCTGCTTAAACAGAAATGCCAGCCTGTAG TTCCAAAGGAGACTAAAAACATTGTGCGTGTCCCTCTCTCTCGTGACAAGCCCAACCAG GAAACTGTAGACCTTCTGATGCAGTTCAAAGACTTCATGGTCAAATACAACCGCACCTACGCCTCTCAGGAAG AGGCTGAGAAGCGCCTGGGAATTTTCCAGCAGAATCTGAAAACAGCGCAGACTCTGCAGACTCTGGACCAGGGAACAGCGGAGTACGGTGTGACCAAATTCAGTGACCTGACAG ACGATGAGTTCAGAATGATGTACCTGAACCCCATGTTGAGTCAGTGGAGCCTGCAGAAACCGATGAAGCCAGCAGCTCCAGTGAGTAAGGCAGCTCCAGACACCTGGGACTGGAGAGACCACGGAGCTGTCAGTAGTGTCAAGAACCAG GGCTTCTGTGGCTCTTGCTGGGCTTTCTCTGTCACTGGGAACATTGAAGGCCAATGGTTCAAGAAAACTGGACAACTGCTGTCGCTCTCAGAGCAAG agctgGTGGACTGTGATAAGCTGGATCAAGCTTGTGGAGGTGGGCTTCCATCCAACGCATATGAAGCTATTGAAAACCTGG GAGGTCtcgagacagagacagactaCAGCTACTCAGGACACAAGCAGAAGTGTGAGTTTACCTCTGGGAAAGTAGCGGCCTACATCAACAGCTCTGTCGAACTGCCCAAGGATGAGAATG ataTTGCTGCTTGGCTGGCTGAGAACGGTCCTGTTTCTGCTGCTCTCAATGCTTTTGCCATGCAG ttctaCAGAAAGGGAGTTTCTCACCCTCTAAGGATTCTGTGCAACCCCTGGATGATCGATCACGCAGTGCTGCTTGTCGGATATGGAGAAC GTAACGGCGTTCCATTCTGGGCCATTAAGAACAGCTGGGGAGAAGACTACGGTGAGCAG GGTTACTACTACCTGTACAGAGGATCCAATCTGTGTGGAATTAACAAGATGTGTTCGTCTGCAGTGGTCAACTAG
- the trpt1 gene encoding tRNA 2'-phosphotransferase 1 yields the protein MDGQHRAKGKRGSGRGRRDNREESRDVRLSKSLSYALRHGAAKMGLKMGSDGFVFVDELLTHGQFSSFSLEDVERVVSTNEKQRFKLQDHPENGRLQIRANQGHTVQVEDLELTAVVLGAPDCPQEAVHGSYMKHWPSIRSRGLSRMSRTHIHLAPGLPGEGQVISGMRHNCDLAVYINVPKALADGIQFYWSENKVLLTPGDADGLLAPRYFLRAQRLTPATCELDLE from the exons ATGGACGGGCAGCATCGAGCGAAAGGGAAAAGAGGAAGCGGAAGAGGAAGACGAGACAACCGAGAAGAG AGCAGAGATGTGCGTCTGTCCAAATCCCTGTCTTATGCCTTGAGACATGGTGCTGCTAAAATGGGGCTTAAAAtgggctcag ACGGCTTTGTATTTGTGGACGAACTTCTGACTCATGGACAGTTCAGCTCATTTTCATTGGAGGACGTTGAGAGAGTGGTGTCTACAAATGAGAAGCAGCGCTTCAAACTGCAGGACCATCCTGAAAATGGACGGCTACAGATCCGTGCCAATCAAGGACATACTGTACAG gttgaAGACTTAGAATTGACAGCAGTGGTTCTAGGAGCTCCAGATTGTCCACAGGAGGCTGTTCATGGGTCCTACATGAAGCACTGGCCATCAATCCGTAGCCGGGGCCTGTCTAGGATGAGCAGAACACACATCCATCTGGCGCCTGGTCTGCCCGGAGAGGGCCAAGTCATCAGTG GTATGAGACATAATTGTGATCTTGCTGTGTACATCAATGTCCCCAAAGCTCTAGCAG aCGGAATTCAATTTTACTGGTCCGAAAATAAAGTGCTCTTGACGCCAGGTGATGCTGACGGACTGTTGGCTCCTCGATATTTCTTGCGTGCGCAAAGACTGACACCTGCAA CATGTGAACTTGATCTGGAATAG